DNA from Helicobacter pylori:
CAAAGGGGGGTCATTGGTTTTAATGATTGCGATGATGGCTCTAAAGAAGTGGTTTTAGAGTTTTGTAAAAAGTTCCCCTCATTCATCCCTATTAGCTATCCTTATGAAGTCATTCTAAAGGATTGCCCGAGTTTGTGGCACCAACTTTATCACTATTATAATTATACGCTTTCTTTTATCCCTAAAAATGAATGGGTAGTAAAAATTGATTGCGATCATATCTATGACGCTAAAAAGCTTTATGAAAGTTTTTATATCCCTAAGAGCATTAAAGAGGTTGTGATGTATTCGCGCATTAATTTTGTGGTGCGAGATTTTGAAGTGTTTGTTCGTAATGATGGGGATTTTGGGTTTTTAGACGCATGGGGGGATCATTGGTTATTGTATAACGATTGCGAGCCTTTTGAAATTTGGCGCTACAATGATGAAAGTTATGAAGTCCTAAAGCTTAAAGATAAACACCACATTAAAGATAAGGAAATGGTGCAATGGCACTTCCCTTTAGCTAAAAAGAGGCGAAACGCTATCGTTTATGACGATTTGATCCCTTTAAAAGAATTTAAAAAACGCCATGCCGATTTGATAGGCACAAGGATTGAAGAAAGCATGTTAGATGAAAAGAGGATTTTAGAGGTATATCAAAAATTCCGCTTGCCTTAAATCAATCATCGTTTTTGCTTCCATGCTCTATTTGTAGGTTCATTGAATTAAACCTACAAACAAGCAGTTTATTTCCTTACAAACTGTTTGTATAAAAATTCCTTTCTCCCTATGGCGATGATATGGTTGCGCATTTTGTCATGCAAATCGCCTAAGAAAAAAGGGGCTTTTAATTCCAGTTTAGGAATGTCTAGGGCATACACTTGAATTAAGTAATGGTGATCACCATTAGGGGGCATGGGGCCGATATAGACGCTATTGTTGAGATTGGAGCGTTGTTTTTCGCTTTCATTAAGAGGGGAACGGATAAAGCCTTGAGTGAGCGAATTGACCCCTTGAACAATCCTTTTATCCATCATGGAAGCGTTTTCTTCTAAGACATTGTAAGAAATATTGCCCACGACCCAATGGACAAACGGCATGCCGCACACTTTTTGCGCGTCATGATCTATTAATTCTAAAGCGTAGCTTTTAGCGCCTTCCACTTTTTGCCATGAGATTTTAGGCGAATAAGTGGGTAAGCCGTTTGAATTGAGAAACGCTTTAGGAGCGTTACCGCCAAATTTAGCGTCCAAATACCCTTGCGAATCGGTTTGAATCATCACTTCAAAAGTTTTCATTTTAAGACCTTTTTCTTTGAAATCGTTTTGTGTTTTCTTATTGTAGCATGATCATAAAAATACATCTTACTTTGGAGCATGATATTAGAATAATCATTTTTAATGATTAAATAGTTATTTATTTTTACTAGTTACCATTGAACGCATGGAAAGTAAAATAAATCGTTTGAGTGCCAAAATAGACGCACTATTGGAACAGCAAAAAAGAGTGATTTCTTTACTAGAAACTTATTTGAGCGTTTATCCCGCCCAAGAGGCTTCAAATAAGTTTTTTAAAGGCGTTAGTCAAGGGATGGAGTTAGCCCCAGAAATCGCGCAAGAAGATGAAGAAAAACGCCTTTATGTGTTGCAATATTTAAGCCATGTGGATATTACTAAAAACAAGCAAGACTCCCAGCTCAAAAAAGATTGTTTGGAATTTATCCAAAGGTTTAATGTCCCAAAGCCCATTATCGTTACCGCTCTTTATAATCTTAAGGGCATTAAGCCCACGAAAAAAGAAGTCGCGAAACAATTGCAAAAACTCTATGTGTGGGAGAAGCGTTACCAACAAGGGGGGATAGACGCTTTGAAAGACAGGCGTGGGAGACCCCTTAAAAAACCTTAAGCGACAATAGCGTTTCTCAAAATGTTTTTTAAAATTCATCTTATTTTTAAGTTAAAATTAAGAAAATATCTTGTATTTAATCATAATTTAGACCTAGATAAGAAATCTATGTAAAATTTTTAAGGAGAACACTCATTTGTTACAACGAATTTATTTAGACAATAACGCTACAACTAGGATTGACCCTAAAGTCAAAGAGATCATGGATCCTTTTTTAAGGGATCATTACGGGAATCCTAGCTCGTTACACCAGTTTGGTACAGAAACCCATCCGGCCATTGCAGAAGCGCTAGATAAGCTTTATAAGGGCATTAACGCTAGGGATATAGATGATGTGATCATCACTTCTTGCGCGACAGAAAGCAATAATTGGGTTTTAAAGGGCGTGTATTTTGATGAATGCTTGAAAAAAGGCAAAAACCATATTGTAACCACGGTTGCAGAGCATCCGGCGGTGCGATCCACTTGCAATTTTTTAGAAAGCTTGGGGGTGGAGGTTACTTACTTGCCCATTAATGAGCATGGGAGCATCACCGCAGAGCAAGTCAAAGAAGCGATCACAGAAAAAACCGCTCTAGTGAGCGTGATGTGGGCGAATAATGAAACCGGTCTCATTTTCCCTATTGAAGAAATTGGGGCTATTTGTAAAGAAAAGGGCGTGTTGTTCCATACCGATGCCGTGCAAGCGATTGGTAAAATCCCTGTAGATGTGTTGAAAGCGAATGTGGATTTCCTTTCTTTTAGCGCGCACAAATTCCATGGGCCTAAAGGCATTGGGGGGTTGTATATTAGAAGTGGGGTGGGATTGACCCCTCTTTTTCATGGCGGGGAGCATATGAATGGCAGGCGCAGCGGGACTTTGAATGTGCCTTATATCGTGGGCATGGGCGAAGCGATGAAATTAGCCGTAGAGCATTTAGATTATGAAAAAGAAGTGGTAGGGAAATTGCGCGACAAATTAGAAGAAGCGCTTTTGAAAATCCCTGATGTGATGGTGGTGGGCGATAGAGTTCATCGTGTGCCTAACACGACTTTAATCAGCGTGAGAGGGATTGAAGGAGAGGCCATGCTGTGGGATTTGAATCGCTCTAATATCGCCGCTTCCACAGGGAGCGCGTGCGCGAGTGAGGATTTAGAGGCTAATCCTGTAATGGTAGCGATTGGAGCGAGTAAGGAATTGGCTCATACCGCTATCAGGCTTTCATTGAGCCGTTTTAACACGGAAGCTGAAATTGACAAAACGATTGAAGTTTTCTCTCAAGCGGCTGTAAGATTGAGAAACATTTCAAGCTCTTATTAAAAAGAACATAAAGGAATCAAAATGGCAAAACATGATTTAGTGGGATCGGCTCTTTGGGACGCGTATTCTAAAGAAGTTCAAAGGCGCATGGATAACCCTACGCATTTAGGGGTCATCACAGAAGAGCAGGCTAAAGCCAAAAACGCTAAGCTCATTGTGGCGGATTACGGTGCAGAAGCATGCGGAGATGCGGTGAGGTTGTATTGGCTTGTAGATGAAAGCACGGATACGATTATTGACGCGAAGTTTAAAAGCTTTGGTTGCGGGACAGCGATCGCAAGCTCAGACATGATGGTAGAATTGTGTTTGAATAAAAGAGTCCAAGATGCGGTAAAAATCACGAATTTAGATGTGGAAAGAGGCTTAAGAGACGACCCAGACACGCCGGCGGTGCCTGGGCAAAAAATGCACTGCTCCGTGATGGCGTATGACGTGATCAAAAAAGCTGCCGGCATGTATTTAGGGAAAAACGCTGAAGATTTTGAAGAAGAAATCATCGTGTGCGAGTGCGCTAGGGTGAGTTTAGGCACGATTAAGGAAGTGATTAGGCTTAATGATTTAAAAAGCGTTGAAGAAATCACTAATTACACCAAAGCCGGTGCGTTTTGTAAAAGCTGCGTGAGACCGGGAGGGCATGAAAAAAGGGATTATTACCTGGTGGATATTCTTAAAGAAGTGCGCGAAGAAATGGAAGCTGAAAAACTTAAAGCCACCGCTAACAAATCCCAAAATGGGGAATTGGCTTTCAGGGAAATGACTATGGTTCAAAAGATTAAAGCGGTGGATAAAGTCATTGATGAAAATATCCGCGCTATGCTTATGATGGACGGAGGGGATTTAGAGATTTTAGACATTAAAGAAAGCGATGATTACATTGATGTGTATATCCGCTACATGGGGGCATGCGATGGGTGCATGAGCGCGACTACCGGGACATTATTTGCCATTGAAAACGCTTTGCAGGAATTATTGGATCGCAGTATCAGGGTGTTACCGATTTGATTTGTTCTTTTTAGGGGGTGAAAGCCTTTTTGAGCGAGCGCTAATAAACTTAAAATGAGGAACGATTAGCGCTTGCAACATTATTCATTATACGCTACTTTTATGCTAACATGCTATTTTGAAGCGATTTGCGATGATGATTGAAGGAACTTGATGGAAAAGACAGAAAACACAGATGAAACTCGCTTAAGGGGAACTAAAAATAAACTAGGACGCAAACCAAAAGCAGACGCTAATAAAAAAACTCGCGCGGTAAGCTTGTATTTTTCTGATGAGCAATACCAAAAACTAGAGAAAATGGCTAACGAAGAAGAAGAAAGCGTGGGATCTTATATCAAACGCTATATTTTGAAGGCTTTAAGAAAAATAGAACAAGGTGGTGCTTTATAGCTTTTAACTTGTTTTTAGTTTAACTCCACGAGTTCCACTATAAAGCAAAATGATTAAAAACCCCATTTTTATCTGGTCTTTAGCTGTGTGATTTTAAAAAAGAGTGGTATTTTGGCTAAAAAAACTTCTTTATTTGAGTGTCAGCATTGTGGTTTTACAAGCCCTAAGTGGCTAGGAAAGTGCGTTCAGTGCAACGCATGGGAGAGTTTTGTAGAATTGAACCAAACCCAAAAGGAAGTTTTACATGCGCTTAAAAAACCGCTCCCACAAGCGCAAAAAAGCGTTTCTATCGCTGAAATTGAGCATGAAGAAGTCATTAAGTTTTCTTCCACTCAAAGCGAGTTGGATATTGTTTTAGGTGGGGGGATCGCTAAAGGGGGGCTGTATTTAGTGGGGGGGAGTCCTGGGGTGGGGAAATCCACTCTGCTTTTAAAAGTGGCTTCTGGCTTAGCCAAAAACCAGCAAAAGGTTTTGTATGTGAGCGGGGAAGAGAGCTTGAGCCAGATTAAAATGCGCGCCACTAGATTAGATTGCATAGAAAAAGAATTGTATCTGCTCAATGAAATCAATTGGCCTGTGATTAAGGCTAATATGGAGAGCGAAAATTATTTTGCTTGCGTGATTGATTCCATCCAAACGCTTTATTCGCCAGAGATTTCTTCAGCGCCCGGCTCTATTTCGCAAGTGCGAGAGATCACTTTTGAGCTCATGCGTTTGGCGAAAACAAGAGATATTGCTATTTTTATCATCGGCCATATCACTAAAGAAGGGAGCATCGCAGGGCCTAGAGTGCTAGAGCATATGGTGGATAGCGTGCTGTATTTTGAAGGCGATCCCAGTAGGGAATTAAGGATTTTAAGGAGTTTTAAAAACCGCTTTGGCCCTACGAGTGAAATCGGCTTGTTTGAAATGAAAGAGCAGGGTTTGGTGAGCGCCAAAGAAGCTTCAAGCTTGTTTTTTTCTAAAGAAGAGCCTATGGAAGGGAGCGCGATTACCATCACTTTAGAAGGCTCAAGGGCGTTGATTTTAGAGATTCAGGCGTTGGTGAGCGAGTGCAGTTTTGGAGCGCCCAAACGATTAGCGAACGGGTTTGACACTAACCGCCTTAACATGCTTATTGCTTTATTGGAAAAAAAGCTAGAAATCCCCTTAAACCGCCATGATGTGTTCATTAATGTGAGCGGAGGCATTAAGATTAGCGAGCCGGCTTGCGATTTAGCGGTCATTGCCAGTATCCTTTCAAGCTTTAAAAACAGAAAAATTGACAATAAAACGGCGTTTTTGGGCGAAGTGAGTTTGAATGGCAGGATTTTAGAAGCCCCTAATTTGAACGCTAGATTGAAAGAAATGGAAAATTACGGCTTTTTAAAAGCCATTTTGCCCAAAAAACCCAGTCAAAAAACCTCTATCAAATGCTATGAAGCCAATGTGGTGGGTAAGATTGTTGAGTGGATGTGATTGGAACTTTTGTTACCTAATAAAACAAAGCCTTATTAAAATTTAAACTCAATTTAAAGAACAATTATCATCTTTTTTAGTTATAATGGCGGACACCATTAAAATTAAAACAAAGGTTATTTAATGAAGGTATTATCTTACTTGAAAATTTTTTATCTTTTTCTACTAATAGGAGCGATCATGCAAGCGAATGAAAACATGGGGGCTAAACACCCTAAAACCGATGAAAGAGTGATTTACTTGGCTGGGGGGTGCTTTTGGGGGCTAGAGGCGTATATGGAGAGGATTTATGGCGTTATAGACGCAAGCTCTGGTTACGCTAATGGCAAGACTTCAAGCACGAATTATGAAAAGTTGCATGAGAGCGATCATGCTGAAAGCGTGAAAGTGATCTATGATCCTAAAAAGATCAGTTTGGACAAGTTGCTGCGCTATTATTTTAAGGTGATTGATCCGGTGAGCGTGAACAAGCAGGGTAATGATGTGGGCAGGCAGTATCGCACAGGGATTTATTATGTCAATAGCACGGATAAAGAAGTGATAGACAACGCCTTAAAAGCGTTACAAAAAGAAGTGAAAGGCAAGATCGCCATTGAGGTAGAGCCGTTAAAAAATTATGTGAGGGCTGAAGAGTATCACCAGGATTATTTGAAAAAACACCCCGGTGGTTATTGTCATATTGATTTGAAAAAGGCGGATGAAGTGATTGTGGATGACGATAAATACACCAAACCAAGCGATGAAGTTTTAAAGAAAAAACTCACCAAACTCCAGTATGAGGTGACTCAAAACAAACACACTGAGAAACCTTTTGAAAATGAGTATTACAACAAAGACGAAGAGGGCATTTATGTGGATATTACCACCGGCGAGCCATTATTTTCTTCAGCGGATAAATACGACTCCGGTTGCGGGTGGCCAAGCTTTTCTAAGCCTATCAATAAAGATGTGGTGAAATACGAAGACGATGAGAGCCTTAACAGGAAACGTATTGAAGTGTTGAGTCGCATTGGTAAGGCGCATTTAGGGCATGTGTTTAACGATGGGCCTAAAGAATTGGGAGGCTTAAGGTATTGTATCAATAGCGCGGCTTTAAGGTTTATCCCTTTAAAAGACATGGAAAAAGAGGGTTATGGCGAGTTTATCCCTTATATCAAAAAGGGTGAATTGAAAAAATACATCCAAGATAAAAAAACGCATTAAGGGGTGATGACTAAGCCCCCTAATGGGGGGTTAAAATGAGGGGGGGGTTAAGCGTTTGGGTTATCCTAAGGACCGCTAAAAACCACTAGAAACCGCCTTAAGTGATTTATTTTTAATACCCTTACTTTAAAAACACTCTCTTTTAAGCTTTATGGCTTTGTTCTTAAAATATCAATAACTAAAGCTTTTTAACTTTTTTAAAAAATGGGATTTTGGTTGCTTTGTTTTCATTGTTTTATGGTAAAAACTTATTTCCTTAATGAGAATAGGGGGGTATTTTGAAATCATTCTCTCTATAATCTCCTTAACCCCCTAAGAACGCATTACAAGAAACTATCGCTTGTTAAAATCAAGCTCTTTGCTATTTGATCTTTAAAAAAAATGCTTTTGATTTATTTTTAAATTTTTAACCCATAATGAGCTTGTGTAAGGTCGCTAAAATGCTTAAAGCATAAATGAGGAGCAATAAGATTTTATGCACCTTTTCATTAGCCAAAGCAATGAGCTTAATGCCAATGCCCACCCCTAAAAACGCTCCAACACCGGTGATCACCCCGGCTTGAACGCTTATATCATCAAGAACCTTCCCATTATAAAGAGAAATAACCCCAGATAAAGAAGCGAATACCACAAAAAATAGCCCCAAAGGCACGATTTTTTTAGAATCGTATTTCAAAAAATAGCCTAAAAACGGCACCATTAAAATCCCCCCACCCATGCCTAGCGGGATAGAAAAGATGCCAGTAACAAAACCGGCGAGCATCAAAACCCCATGCGTTCTATCCATAGACACAAAAGGGATTGCGCGCTTTTTTTCGGGCGTTTTGCTATTCGCATGCAAATCAAAATGCATTTCTTCAAAATGCTCTGGTTTCTTGTTGCTAGAAAAAGCGTATTTGATAAAGGTGTAGCACACCACCACCACAAACACGCTCATTAAAATTTTATCGTTAATGATTTTTAAGATAAAGCTCCCTAAAATCGCCCCCATTAGCCCTCCAAGCGCAGCAAAGGAGCCTTCTTTCAAATCCAATAAGCCCTTTTTGTAATTGATGATAGAGCCGACCACTGAAGAAAAAAGCATTTGCATGAGCGAAATACCCACCGCATGGCTATAACTAAAATGGGCAAAAATCGCACTAGGGACGACAATCTCCCCCCCACCAATGCCAAAAAACCCAGCAGTAATGCCGGTGAATAGCCCCACAAGAGCTAAAATAAACGCTGTTGATTCTTCCATGAAAAACTCCCTAAATTCTAAATTATTACTTTATCAAAAAAGAGTGATAATCTTTAAAAAATTTTCTTTAATGGTTACAAAAATAGGGTTTTGATTACTTTAATTTTATCGCTTGGGAGCGGTTGCAAGAAATTATCTAGGCTCTTTACTGCTTAATTTTAAAAATGCCTTTGAGCGTTTTTTAAACAAGCCCCCTTTTTTAAAGAGGGTTTTTAGTAAGCAAACACATAATTGAGGAAAAGGCTATACATCCTTCTGTATTCTAGTTTCGCGCCCATGAAAGAATAGTAGTTGGTGTTGATTGTGGGGATTTTAAAACCTAGTTCAATGCCATGCTGAGCGGCATGATCGCTGTCTTTTTTCTTAGGCCTAGCGAGGTTCATTCTCAAGCCTAAATCAAACAAAAATTGGAAATTAGAAGTGCTGACATTAGCGTTATAAATGCCATTCATCATGGTCAAATTCACTTGTTGGGAATTAAGCCACGAAGTCCCAGCTAACGCAAAGCCACCAAAAAGCCCCACGGAAAGCTTGTTGTTCTTGCCTAAGAAATTGGTGTTTTTATCGTTGATGAAGTTATAAAGTGCATCCATACCCACTCCATAAGTCCACACGTCAGAAGCCGAGTTGAAAAAGCTAGATTTAATGAACGCATGGTTGTAATCAAAGAAACCATAATACCTTAACCCCCAATTCCTTTTTTTGCCAAAGAATTGCTTATAACCCGCTTGCACGCCGATCCCATTCATCGCCCCGTTATTGGTTTGAGAACTGATCATGCCAAAGCGCCTGAAAGGGTTTTTGCCTAATTCTTGCACGGTGGTTTGGAGTTGGCTGTATTTGTCTGCATTTAAAGAATAAGTGAGCAAACCTTCTGGGGAATTAGGGTTTTGAGTGGAGTGCGTCATGTTTTGAAGAGATTTAGCGTTAGGCAAATTAGAAATACCGCTATTGATTGCTGTAGAATCTTTCCCTAAAGTGTTAAGGGCTTCTTTAAAATTCAAAATGGTTTGAGATAAAGCCCTATCCTGATTGACCTGGTTGCCATAATAAGCGGTGTGTTGCTCCAAAGAGTTTAAAGTTTCTTTCACAAACGCGCAACCTGAACCATAAGTGTTGTCGTTAATCACGCCAGCTGATCCTGCGGTGCATTCTTCTAGATCTTGTTGGATAGGCCCTTGAATGCTATGGAAATTG
Protein-coding regions in this window:
- a CDS encoding beta-1,4-N-acetylgalactosamyltransferase, whose translation is MHPTLTLPNPTHSGYFDYDKRSQNPKSPLNPWAFIRVKNEIVTLEESLFSMLPAVQRGVIGFNDCDDGSKEVVLEFCKKFPSFIPISYPYEVILKDCPSLWHQLYHYYNYTLSFIPKNEWVVKIDCDHIYDAKKLYESFYIPKSIKEVVMYSRINFVVRDFEVFVRNDGDFGFLDAWGDHWLLYNDCEPFEIWRYNDESYEVLKLKDKHHIKDKEMVQWHFPLAKKRRNAIVYDDLIPLKEFKKRHADLIGTRIEESMLDEKRILEVYQKFRLP
- a CDS encoding YbhB/YbcL family Raf kinase inhibitor-like protein, producing MKTFEVMIQTDSQGYLDAKFGGNAPKAFLNSNGLPTYSPKISWQKVEGAKSYALELIDHDAQKVCGMPFVHWVVGNISYNVLEENASMMDKRIVQGVNSLTQGFIRSPLNESEKQRSNLNNSVYIGPMPPNGDHHYLIQVYALDIPKLELKAPFFLGDLHDKMRNHIIAIGRKEFLYKQFVRK
- a CDS encoding helix-turn-helix domain-containing protein; translation: MESKINRLSAKIDALLEQQKRVISLLETYLSVYPAQEASNKFFKGVSQGMELAPEIAQEDEEKRLYVLQYLSHVDITKNKQDSQLKKDCLEFIQRFNVPKPIIVTALYNLKGIKPTKKEVAKQLQKLYVWEKRYQQGGIDALKDRRGRPLKKP
- a CDS encoding NifS family cysteine desulfurase, giving the protein MLQRIYLDNNATTRIDPKVKEIMDPFLRDHYGNPSSLHQFGTETHPAIAEALDKLYKGINARDIDDVIITSCATESNNWVLKGVYFDECLKKGKNHIVTTVAEHPAVRSTCNFLESLGVEVTYLPINEHGSITAEQVKEAITEKTALVSVMWANNETGLIFPIEEIGAICKEKGVLFHTDAVQAIGKIPVDVLKANVDFLSFSAHKFHGPKGIGGLYIRSGVGLTPLFHGGEHMNGRRSGTLNVPYIVGMGEAMKLAVEHLDYEKEVVGKLRDKLEEALLKIPDVMVVGDRVHRVPNTTLISVRGIEGEAMLWDLNRSNIAASTGSACASEDLEANPVMVAIGASKELAHTAIRLSLSRFNTEAEIDKTIEVFSQAAVRLRNISSSY
- a CDS encoding iron-sulfur cluster assembly scaffold protein NifU, encoding MAKHDLVGSALWDAYSKEVQRRMDNPTHLGVITEEQAKAKNAKLIVADYGAEACGDAVRLYWLVDESTDTIIDAKFKSFGCGTAIASSDMMVELCLNKRVQDAVKITNLDVERGLRDDPDTPAVPGQKMHCSVMAYDVIKKAAGMYLGKNAEDFEEEIIVCECARVSLGTIKEVIRLNDLKSVEEITNYTKAGAFCKSCVRPGGHEKRDYYLVDILKEVREEMEAEKLKATANKSQNGELAFREMTMVQKIKAVDKVIDENIRAMLMMDGGDLEILDIKESDDYIDVYIRYMGACDGCMSATTGTLFAIENALQELLDRSIRVLPI
- a CDS encoding ribbon-helix-helix domain-containing protein — its product is MEKTENTDETRLRGTKNKLGRKPKADANKKTRAVSLYFSDEQYQKLEKMANEEEESVGSYIKRYILKALRKIEQGGAL
- the radA gene encoding DNA repair protein RadA, whose translation is MAKKTSLFECQHCGFTSPKWLGKCVQCNAWESFVELNQTQKEVLHALKKPLPQAQKSVSIAEIEHEEVIKFSSTQSELDIVLGGGIAKGGLYLVGGSPGVGKSTLLLKVASGLAKNQQKVLYVSGEESLSQIKMRATRLDCIEKELYLLNEINWPVIKANMESENYFACVIDSIQTLYSPEISSAPGSISQVREITFELMRLAKTRDIAIFIIGHITKEGSIAGPRVLEHMVDSVLYFEGDPSRELRILRSFKNRFGPTSEIGLFEMKEQGLVSAKEASSLFFSKEEPMEGSAITITLEGSRALILEIQALVSECSFGAPKRLANGFDTNRLNMLIALLEKKLEIPLNRHDVFINVSGGIKISEPACDLAVIASILSSFKNRKIDNKTAFLGEVSLNGRILEAPNLNARLKEMENYGFLKAILPKKPSQKTSIKCYEANVVGKIVEWM
- the msrB gene encoding peptide-methionine (R)-S-oxide reductase MsrB, producing MKVLSYLKIFYLFLLIGAIMQANENMGAKHPKTDERVIYLAGGCFWGLEAYMERIYGVIDASSGYANGKTSSTNYEKLHESDHAESVKVIYDPKKISLDKLLRYYFKVIDPVSVNKQGNDVGRQYRTGIYYVNSTDKEVIDNALKALQKEVKGKIAIEVEPLKNYVRAEEYHQDYLKKHPGGYCHIDLKKADEVIVDDDKYTKPSDEVLKKKLTKLQYEVTQNKHTEKPFENEYYNKDEEGIYVDITTGEPLFSSADKYDSGCGWPSFSKPINKDVVKYEDDESLNRKRIEVLSRIGKAHLGHVFNDGPKELGGLRYCINSAALRFIPLKDMEKEGYGEFIPYIKKGELKKYIQDKKTH
- a CDS encoding sulfite exporter TauE/SafE family protein, encoding MEESTAFILALVGLFTGITAGFFGIGGGEIVVPSAIFAHFSYSHAVGISLMQMLFSSVVGSIINYKKGLLDLKEGSFAALGGLMGAILGSFILKIINDKILMSVFVVVVCYTFIKYAFSSNKKPEHFEEMHFDLHANSKTPEKKRAIPFVSMDRTHGVLMLAGFVTGIFSIPLGMGGGILMVPFLGYFLKYDSKKIVPLGLFFVVFASLSGVISLYNGKVLDDISVQAGVITGVGAFLGVGIGIKLIALANEKVHKILLLLIYALSILATLHKLIMG